One Formosa agariphila KMM 3901 genomic window, ATTCGTTAAAAAATGACAAAAAATTAATTTAGGGCTCTCAAAGGAAATAGAATTAGAGCAAAAGCTTTTATAAACATATGAAAAACTTAAAAAAGTATAGTTACGCAGTCACACAAGATGCATCATTACCTGCTGCTCAAGCCATGTTGCATGCTATCGGTTTAACAGATGAGGATTTGCAGAAGCCTTTTATAGGTATTGCTAGTACAGGGTACGAAGGTAACCCATGTAACATGCATCTAAACGACCTAGCTAAACATGTTAAAAAAGGAACGCAAAATGCAGATATGGTCGGGTTAATTTTTAATACCATTGGTATTAGCGATGGAATATCTAACGGTACTCCAGGTATGCGTTTTTCGTTAGTCTCTAGAGATATTATTGCAGATTCTGTGGAAACTGTTGTAGAAGGAATGAGTTACGACGGCGTTGTAACTGTTGTAGGTTGCGATAAAAATATGCCTGGTGCTTTAATGGGAATGTTACGATTAAACAGACCTTCTGTTTTAGTATATGGTGGTACTATTGCTTCAGGATGTCATAAAGGTGAAAAGCTTGATATTATTTCTGCTTTTGAAGCTTACGGAAAAAAAGTAGCGGGAACTATAGACGATTCAGAGTTTAAAGAAGTGGTACATAAAGCGTGTCCAGGAGCTGGAGCTTGTGGTGGAATGTACACGGCAAATACTATGGCATCTGCAATAGAGGCTTTAGGGATGTCGTTACCATTTAACTCGTCTACACCTGCTGTTGGAGACGATAAATTAAAAGAAAAAGAATGCGTTAAAGCTGGTGAAGCTTTACGTTATTTATTAGAAAACGATATAAAGCCTTCAGACATTGTATCTAAAAAGTCATTAGAAAATGCATTTAGATTAGTTACTGTTTTAGGAGGTTCTACAAATGCAGTACTTCACTTTTTAGCAATTGCTAAAGCGGCTAAAATTGATTTCACTTTAAAAGATTTCAAAAGAATTAGTGATGAGACACCTTTATTGGCAGATTTAAAGCCGAGTGGTAAATATTCTATGGAAGATTTACATGGTGTTGGTGGTATTCCAGGGGTATTAAAATACATGTTAGAAAACGATATGCTTCACGGCGATTGTTTAACAGTAACAGGAAAAACCATTGCAGAAAATTTAAAAGATGTTCCTAATTTAATCGAGGGACAACAAATTATAAAGCCACTTGCTACGCCAATTAAAGAAACAGGACATATTCGTATCCTTTTCGGAAACTTAGCGACTGAAGGTGCCGTTGCAAAAATTACAGGAAAAGAAGGACTTTCATTTAAGGGAACAGCAAATGTTTTTAACAGTGAAACAGAAGTGAATGAAGGAATAGCAAACGGAAAAGTAAAGAAAGGTGATGTGATTATTATTCGTTATGAAGGACCAAAAGGTGCGCCTGGAATGCCAGAAATGCTAAAACCAACATCATCTATTATGGGTGCCGGTTTAGGTAAAGATGTTGCAATGATTACAGATGGACGTTTCTCTGGAGGATCTCACGGATTTGTAGTGGGGCACGTTGCACCAGAAGCTCAAGAAGGAGGAAATATTGCTTTAGTAGAAAACGGTGATATTATTTTTATTGACGCAGAAAATAATACAATAGATATTGAAATCTCTGAAGAATTGTTAGCCAAAAGAAGAGCCAATTGGGTTGCTCCTAAATTGAAAGCAGAACGCGGAGTATTATATAAATATGCGAAAACAGTATCGTCTGCATCAAAAGGATGTGTGACTGATGAATTTTAATTTTTTACTATGAATACAGAAACAGTAAAAACGACAAAGACAACTACCGAGAAAACAGTACGTATTTCAGGTAGTGAGGCTATCATTAAATGTCTTTTAGCCGAAGGTGTTGAAACACTTTACGGGTATCCCGGAGGTGCAATCATGCCAGTTTACGATGAACTTTATAAATATAGAGATCAAATTCATCATGTCTTAACGCGTCATGAACAAGGTGCTGCGCATGCAGCCCAAGGTTATGCGAGAATTTCTGGAAAAGTAGGGGTCGCAATGGCTACTTCTGGTCCAGGAGCCACCAATTTAATTACAGGTATCGCAGATGCTCAAATAGATTCTACGCCTTTAGTCTGTATTACTGGTCAAGTTGCTTCTCACTTGTTAGGGAGTGATGCTTTTCAGGAGACGGATATTGTAGGTATATCTACGCCAGTAACAAAATGGAATGTGCAAATTACCAAAGCTGCAGATATTCCAGAAGTTATGGCTAAAGCATTTTATATTGCTAGAAGCGGACGTCCAGGGCCAGTTCTTGTAGATATTACAAAAGATGCTCAGTTTGAGGAGTTCGATTTTAGTTATGAAAAATGTACTTCGGTACGTAGTTATAAACCCGCTTGTAAAATAGATAGTAACGCTGTTAAAAAAGCCGCAGATTTAATTAATAGTGCTAAAAAGCCTATGATTGTTTGGGGGCAAGGTGTTATTCTTGGTAAAGCAGAGCGCGAATTAAAAGCGGTTATAGAAAAAGCAGGAATCCCTTCTGCTTGGACCATTTTAGGTGCATCGGCAATTCCAACAGATCACCCTTTAAATATAGGTATGGTTGGTATGCATGGTAATTATGCGCCAAATATTTTAACCAACGAGTGCGATGTGTTAATAGCTATTGGTATGCGTTTCGATGATCGTGTTACTGGTAATTTAGAGACTTATGCCAAGCAAGCTAAAGTGATTCATTTTGAAATAGACCCAGCTGAAATTGATAAGAATGTAAAAACAGATGTTGCCGTTCTTGGAAATTCTAAACTGAGTTTAACCGAATTAATTCCGCTTTTAGATGAAAAATCGCATACAGATTGGCATCAAAAATTCAAAGATTTATACGCTATAGAATTCGAAAAAGTAATTCAGCACGACTTACACCCAACTAAAGAAGGGTTAACTATGGGTGAGGTGTTAAATCAGATAAACATACAAACTAAAGGAGATGCAGCTATTGTTTCAGATGTTGGTCAACATCAAATGATTGCATGTCGTTATGCCAAATTCAACAAATCTAAAAGTAATATTACTTCTGGAGGTTTAGGTACAATGGGTTTTGCTTTACCAGCAGCAATTGGAGCTAAAATGGCTGCGCCAGATCGCGATGTTGTGGCAATTATTGGAGATGGTGGTTACCAAATGAATATTCAAGAGTTAGGCACTATTTTTCAGCAAAAAGTACCTGTTAAAATTGTAGTTTTAAATAATGAATTTTTAGGAATGGTGCGCCAATGGCAACAGTTATTCTTCGATAAGCGTTATGCCTCTACAGAAATGACAAACCCAGATTTTGTTGCAATTGCAAAAGGATATTATATAGATGCTAAGAAAATTACAAAACGTGAGGAATTAGCAGATGCAGTAGCAGAAATGATGGCTTGCGAAGGTGCTTATTTCTTAGAAGTTTGTGTAGAGAAGGAAGATAATGTATTCCCAATGATACCAACAGGAGCTTCAGTTTCAGACATTAGATTAAGTTAATTATGGAAGATAACAAAAACATATATACCATATCGATTTACACAGAGAACAATATTGGTCTTTTAAATCGAATTTCAGCAATTTTTCAACGTCGCCACATTAATATTGAAAGTTTAAATACATCAATTTCAGAAATTGAAGGGGTGTCAAGATTTACAATTGTTGTGAAACTAGAAGAAGATAGAATAAAGAAAATTGTTGGTCAGATAGAAAAGCAAGTTGAAGTTATAAAAGCTTACTATCATACAGATGAAGAAACCATCTATCAAGAATCTTGCATGTTCAAATTAAGATCTGATCTTTTGTTTGAAGAACGTGAAATTCAAAATATAATTAAAGAGAGTAACGCTAGAATTGTAACGGTTAATAAGGAGTTTTTTGTACTTGAAAAATCAGGTAAACGAAACGAAATCGAACAATTGTATCGTGAATTTAGTGCCTATGGCATTATGCAATTTGTACGTTCAGGAAGAATTGCAGTAACTAAACAAGAAATGAAAATATCACAAATGCTAGTAGCATTTAATTAATTTAAACAAAATGGCAAATTATTTTAACACCCTATCATTAAGAAACCAATTAGAGCAATTATCACAATGTCGTTTTATGGCATCTTCAGAATTTGAAGATGGTGTAGAAGCATTAAAAGGTAAAAAAATCGTCATTGTAGGGTGTGGCGCACAAGGATTAAATCAAGGGTTAAACATGAGAGATTCTGGATTAGATATTTCTTATGCTTTACGTGCAGCAGCAATTAAAGAAAAACGTGCTTCTTTCGTTAATGCTTCAGAAAATAACTTTACTGTTGGAACTTACGAAGAATTAATTCCAACTGCAGACTTGGTGTTAAACTTAACTCCAGACAAGCAGCATACTAATGTTGTAGAAACGATTATGCCTTTAATGAAAAAAGGAGCAACATTATCTTACTCTCATGGTTTTAATATTGTTGAAGAAGGTACTCAAGTACGTGAAGATTTAACAGTAATCATGGTAGCTCCTAAATGTCCAGGAACAGAAGTTCGTGAAGAATATAAAAGAGGATTTGGTGTACCAACATTAATCGCTGTACACCCTGAAAATGATCCAGAAGGAAAAGGTTTAGCTCAGGCTAAAGCTTATGCAGTTGCAACTGGAGGAGATAGAGCAGGAGTTTTAATGTCGTCTTTCATTGCTGAGGTGAAAAGTGATTTAATGGGAGAGCAAACTATTTTATGTGGAGCGTTACAAACGGGATCTATCTTATGTTTCGACAAAATGGTAGAAGAAGGTATCGAGCCAGGTTATGCTGCTAAATTAATTCAATACGGTTGGGAAACTGTAACC contains:
- the ilvN gene encoding acetolactate synthase small subunit — its product is MEDNKNIYTISIYTENNIGLLNRISAIFQRRHINIESLNTSISEIEGVSRFTIVVKLEEDRIKKIVGQIEKQVEVIKAYYHTDEETIYQESCMFKLRSDLLFEEREIQNIIKESNARIVTVNKEFFVLEKSGKRNEIEQLYREFSAYGIMQFVRSGRIAVTKQEMKISQMLVAFN
- the ilvC gene encoding ketol-acid reductoisomerase — protein: MANYFNTLSLRNQLEQLSQCRFMASSEFEDGVEALKGKKIVIVGCGAQGLNQGLNMRDSGLDISYALRAAAIKEKRASFVNASENNFTVGTYEELIPTADLVLNLTPDKQHTNVVETIMPLMKKGATLSYSHGFNIVEEGTQVREDLTVIMVAPKCPGTEVREEYKRGFGVPTLIAVHPENDPEGKGLAQAKAYAVATGGDRAGVLMSSFIAEVKSDLMGEQTILCGALQTGSILCFDKMVEEGIEPGYAAKLIQYGWETVTEALKHGGITTMMDRLSNPAKIKAYKLSEELKDILRPLFEKHMDDIISGHFSKTMMEDWANDDVNLLTWREATGETAFEKTELTSEKISDQEYFDNGVLMVAIVKSGVELAFETMVSAGIIEESAYYESLHELPLIANTIARKKLYEMNRVISDTAEYGCYLFDHAAKPMLVDFMKGIKTDVIGKPYSTSNEVDNIELIAVNDAIRNHPIEAIGKSLRTAMTAMKTIKTEA
- the ilvB gene encoding biosynthetic-type acetolactate synthase large subunit gives rise to the protein MNTETVKTTKTTTEKTVRISGSEAIIKCLLAEGVETLYGYPGGAIMPVYDELYKYRDQIHHVLTRHEQGAAHAAQGYARISGKVGVAMATSGPGATNLITGIADAQIDSTPLVCITGQVASHLLGSDAFQETDIVGISTPVTKWNVQITKAADIPEVMAKAFYIARSGRPGPVLVDITKDAQFEEFDFSYEKCTSVRSYKPACKIDSNAVKKAADLINSAKKPMIVWGQGVILGKAERELKAVIEKAGIPSAWTILGASAIPTDHPLNIGMVGMHGNYAPNILTNECDVLIAIGMRFDDRVTGNLETYAKQAKVIHFEIDPAEIDKNVKTDVAVLGNSKLSLTELIPLLDEKSHTDWHQKFKDLYAIEFEKVIQHDLHPTKEGLTMGEVLNQINIQTKGDAAIVSDVGQHQMIACRYAKFNKSKSNITSGGLGTMGFALPAAIGAKMAAPDRDVVAIIGDGGYQMNIQELGTIFQQKVPVKIVVLNNEFLGMVRQWQQLFFDKRYASTEMTNPDFVAIAKGYYIDAKKITKREELADAVAEMMACEGAYFLEVCVEKEDNVFPMIPTGASVSDIRLS
- the ilvD gene encoding dihydroxy-acid dehydratase, whose amino-acid sequence is MKNLKKYSYAVTQDASLPAAQAMLHAIGLTDEDLQKPFIGIASTGYEGNPCNMHLNDLAKHVKKGTQNADMVGLIFNTIGISDGISNGTPGMRFSLVSRDIIADSVETVVEGMSYDGVVTVVGCDKNMPGALMGMLRLNRPSVLVYGGTIASGCHKGEKLDIISAFEAYGKKVAGTIDDSEFKEVVHKACPGAGACGGMYTANTMASAIEALGMSLPFNSSTPAVGDDKLKEKECVKAGEALRYLLENDIKPSDIVSKKSLENAFRLVTVLGGSTNAVLHFLAIAKAAKIDFTLKDFKRISDETPLLADLKPSGKYSMEDLHGVGGIPGVLKYMLENDMLHGDCLTVTGKTIAENLKDVPNLIEGQQIIKPLATPIKETGHIRILFGNLATEGAVAKITGKEGLSFKGTANVFNSETEVNEGIANGKVKKGDVIIIRYEGPKGAPGMPEMLKPTSSIMGAGLGKDVAMITDGRFSGGSHGFVVGHVAPEAQEGGNIALVENGDIIFIDAENNTIDIEISEELLAKRRANWVAPKLKAERGVLYKYAKTVSSASKGCVTDEF